The Macaca thibetana thibetana isolate TM-01 chromosome 11, ASM2454274v1, whole genome shotgun sequence genome window below encodes:
- the LRRC23 gene encoding leucine-rich repeat-containing protein 23 isoform X2, translating to MSDEDDLEDFEPDQDDFEKEEDEKETEEGEDYRKEGEEFPEEWLPTPLTEDMMKEGLSLLCKTGSGLAHAYVKLEVKERDLTDIYLLRSYIHLRYVDVSENHLTDLSPLNYLTHLLWLKADGNRLRSAQLNELPYLQIASFAYNQITDTEGISHPRLETLNLKGNRIHMVTGLDPQKLISLHTVELRGNQLESTAQNLLKKVEGLEDLSNLTTLHLRDNQIDTLSGFSREMKSLQYLNLRRSKTLAFRPDRTPRGATTFIPPRARTEDASFCPKAGNSSQPEAQDPLCAGPLGSVGCRVGCLDLSAAWSLGRGPPSGRCGWEPSPRGPRGAGRSGWRDLRRRLGCSDFQ from the exons ATGTCAGATGAAGATGATCTAGAAGACTTTGAGCCAGACCAGGATGATTTTGAGAAAGAAGAGGACgagaaggagacagaggaggggGAGGACTACAGAAAAGAGGGGGAAGAGTTCCCTGAGGAA TGGCTGCCCACGCCCCTCACGGAGGACATGATGAAGGAAGGGCTTTCTCTGCTCTGTAAGACAGGCAGTGGGCTGGCTCATGCTTATGTCAAGCTGGAGGTTAAAGAGAG GGACCTGACAGACATCTACTTGCTGCGCTCCTACATCCATCTGCGCTATGTGGATGTTTCTGAGAATCACCTGACAGACCTGTCGCCACTCAACTACCTCACCCACCTGCTCTGGCTCAAGGCTGATGGCAATCGGCTGCGAAGTGCCCAGCTGAATGAACTGCCCTACCTGCAGATTGCTAGTTTTGCTTATAACCAGATTACTGACACTGAAGGCATCTCTCATCCTCGTCTTGAAACCCTGAATCTcaaag GAAACAGAATCCACATGGTGACAGGTCTGGACCCCCAGAAGCTGATCAGCCTGCACACAGTGGAGCTTCGGGGGAATCAGCTGGAAAGCACG GCCCAAAACCTGCTGAAGAAGGTGGAAGGCTTGGAGGACCTGAGCAATCTCACCACCTTGCATCTTCGAGACAACCAGATTGACACTCTGAGTGGCTTCTCCAGGGAAATGAAATCATTGCAGTACCTCAACCTGAG GAGATCAAAAACGCTGGCCTTCAGACCTGATCGGACTCCCAGGGGGGCCACCACATTCATACCTCCTAGGGCGAGGACAGAGGATGCCTCTTTTTGCCCCAAAGCTGGAAATTCATCACAACCTGAGGCCCAGGATCCGCTCTGTGCGGGTCCTCTGGGCAGTGTGGGGTGCAGAGTGGGGTGCCTAGACCTGAGCGCTGCCTGGAGCCTAGGCCGGGGGCCGCCCTCGGGCAGGTGTGGGTGGGAGCCAAGCCCGCGTGGGCCGCGGGGTGCTGGTAGGAGTGGTTGGAGAGACTTGCGGAGGCGGCTGGGGTGTTCGGATTTCCAATAA
- the LRRC23 gene encoding leucine-rich repeat-containing protein 23 isoform X3, translating into MSDEDDLEDFEPDQDDFEKEEDEKETEEGEDYRKEGEEFPEEWLPTPLTEDMMKEGLSLLCKTGSGLAHAYVKLEVKERDLTDIYLLRSYIHLRYVDVSENHLTDLSPLNYLTHLLWLKADGNRLRSAQLNELPYLQIASFAYNQITDTEGISHPRLETLNLKGNRIHMVTGLDPQKLISLHTVELRGNQLESTVGINLPKLKNLYLAQNLLKKVEGLEDLSNLTTLHLRDNQIDTLSGFSREMKSLQYLNLRGNMVANLGELAKLRDLPKLRALVLLDNPCTEETNYRQEALVQMPYLERLDKEFYEEEERAEADEIRQSLKEDKEKEQEPEPMPDLEPEQSLI; encoded by the exons ATGTCAGATGAAGATGATCTAGAAGACTTTGAGCCAGACCAGGATGATTTTGAGAAAGAAGAGGACgagaaggagacagaggaggggGAGGACTACAGAAAAGAGGGGGAAGAGTTCCCTGAGGAA TGGCTGCCCACGCCCCTCACGGAGGACATGATGAAGGAAGGGCTTTCTCTGCTCTGTAAGACAGGCAGTGGGCTGGCTCATGCTTATGTCAAGCTGGAGGTTAAAGAGAG GGACCTGACAGACATCTACTTGCTGCGCTCCTACATCCATCTGCGCTATGTGGATGTTTCTGAGAATCACCTGACAGACCTGTCGCCACTCAACTACCTCACCCACCTGCTCTGGCTCAAGGCTGATGGCAATCGGCTGCGAAGTGCCCAGCTGAATGAACTGCCCTACCTGCAGATTGCTAGTTTTGCTTATAACCAGATTACTGACACTGAAGGCATCTCTCATCCTCGTCTTGAAACCCTGAATCTcaaag GAAACAGAATCCACATGGTGACAGGTCTGGACCCCCAGAAGCTGATCAGCCTGCACACAGTGGAGCTTCGGGGGAATCAGCTGGAAAGCACGGTGGGGATCAATCTTCCTAAGCTGAAGAACCTCTACCTG GCCCAAAACCTGCTGAAGAAGGTGGAAGGCTTGGAGGACCTGAGCAATCTCACCACCTTGCATCTTCGAGACAACCAGATTGACACTCTGAGTGGCTTCTCCAGGGAAATGAAATCATTGCAGTACCTCAACCTGAG GGGCAACATGGTGGCCAACCTGGGGGAGCTGGCCAAGCTTCGAGACCTGCCCAAGCTGCGAGCCTTGGTGCTGCTCGATAACCCATGCACGGAGGAAACCAACTACCGCCAGGAGGCCCTGGTGCAGATGCCATACCTCGAACGCCTGGACAAGGAATTCTATGAGGAGGAGGAACGGGCTGAGGCTGATGAGATTCGACAGAGTCTGAAGGAAGacaaggagaaggagcaggagccTGAGCCCATGCCTGACCTGGAACCGGAACAGTCATTGATCTAG
- the LRRC23 gene encoding leucine-rich repeat-containing protein 23 isoform X1, with translation MSDEDDLEDFEPDQDDFEKEEDEKETEEGEDYRKEGEEFPEEWLPTPLTEDMMKEGLSLLCKTGSGLAHAYVKLEVKERDLTDIYLLRSYIHLRYVDVSENHLTDLSPLNYLTHLLWLKADGNRLRSAQLNELPYLQIASFAYNQITDTEGISHPRLETLNLKGNRIHMVTGLDPQKLISLHTVELRGNQLESTVGINLPKLKNLYLAQNLLKKVEGLEDLSNLTTLHLRDNQIDTLSGFSREMKSLQYLNLRRSKTLAFRPDRTPRGATTFIPPRARTEDASFCPKAGNSSQPEAQDPLCAGPLGSVGCRVGCLDLSAAWSLGRGPPSGRCGWEPSPRGPRGAGRSGWRDLRRRLGCSDFQ, from the exons ATGTCAGATGAAGATGATCTAGAAGACTTTGAGCCAGACCAGGATGATTTTGAGAAAGAAGAGGACgagaaggagacagaggaggggGAGGACTACAGAAAAGAGGGGGAAGAGTTCCCTGAGGAA TGGCTGCCCACGCCCCTCACGGAGGACATGATGAAGGAAGGGCTTTCTCTGCTCTGTAAGACAGGCAGTGGGCTGGCTCATGCTTATGTCAAGCTGGAGGTTAAAGAGAG GGACCTGACAGACATCTACTTGCTGCGCTCCTACATCCATCTGCGCTATGTGGATGTTTCTGAGAATCACCTGACAGACCTGTCGCCACTCAACTACCTCACCCACCTGCTCTGGCTCAAGGCTGATGGCAATCGGCTGCGAAGTGCCCAGCTGAATGAACTGCCCTACCTGCAGATTGCTAGTTTTGCTTATAACCAGATTACTGACACTGAAGGCATCTCTCATCCTCGTCTTGAAACCCTGAATCTcaaag GAAACAGAATCCACATGGTGACAGGTCTGGACCCCCAGAAGCTGATCAGCCTGCACACAGTGGAGCTTCGGGGGAATCAGCTGGAAAGCACGGTGGGGATCAATCTTCCTAAGCTGAAGAACCTCTACCTG GCCCAAAACCTGCTGAAGAAGGTGGAAGGCTTGGAGGACCTGAGCAATCTCACCACCTTGCATCTTCGAGACAACCAGATTGACACTCTGAGTGGCTTCTCCAGGGAAATGAAATCATTGCAGTACCTCAACCTGAG GAGATCAAAAACGCTGGCCTTCAGACCTGATCGGACTCCCAGGGGGGCCACCACATTCATACCTCCTAGGGCGAGGACAGAGGATGCCTCTTTTTGCCCCAAAGCTGGAAATTCATCACAACCTGAGGCCCAGGATCCGCTCTGTGCGGGTCCTCTGGGCAGTGTGGGGTGCAGAGTGGGGTGCCTAGACCTGAGCGCTGCCTGGAGCCTAGGCCGGGGGCCGCCCTCGGGCAGGTGTGGGTGGGAGCCAAGCCCGCGTGGGCCGCGGGGTGCTGGTAGGAGTGGTTGGAGAGACTTGCGGAGGCGGCTGGGGTGTTCGGATTTCCAATAA
- the LRRC23 gene encoding leucine-rich repeat-containing protein 23 isoform X4: MILRKKRTRRRQRRGRTTEKRGKSSLRKDLTDIYLLRSYIHLRYVDVSENHLTDLSPLNYLTHLLWLKADGNRLRSAQLNELPYLQIASFAYNQITDTEGISHPRLETLNLKGNRIHMVTGLDPQKLISLHTVELRGNQLESTVGINLPKLKNLYLAQNLLKKVEGLEDLSNLTTLHLRDNQIDTLSGFSREMKSLQYLNLRRSKTLAFRPDRTPRGATTFIPPRARTEDASFCPKAGNSSQPEAQDPLCAGPLGSVGCRVGCLDLSAAWSLGRGPPSGRCGWEPSPRGPRGAGRSGWRDLRRRLGCSDFQ, encoded by the exons ATGATTTTGAGAAAGAAGAGGACgagaaggagacagaggaggggGAGGACTACAGAAAAGAGGGGGAAGAGTTCCCTGAGGAA GGACCTGACAGACATCTACTTGCTGCGCTCCTACATCCATCTGCGCTATGTGGATGTTTCTGAGAATCACCTGACAGACCTGTCGCCACTCAACTACCTCACCCACCTGCTCTGGCTCAAGGCTGATGGCAATCGGCTGCGAAGTGCCCAGCTGAATGAACTGCCCTACCTGCAGATTGCTAGTTTTGCTTATAACCAGATTACTGACACTGAAGGCATCTCTCATCCTCGTCTTGAAACCCTGAATCTcaaag GAAACAGAATCCACATGGTGACAGGTCTGGACCCCCAGAAGCTGATCAGCCTGCACACAGTGGAGCTTCGGGGGAATCAGCTGGAAAGCACGGTGGGGATCAATCTTCCTAAGCTGAAGAACCTCTACCTG GCCCAAAACCTGCTGAAGAAGGTGGAAGGCTTGGAGGACCTGAGCAATCTCACCACCTTGCATCTTCGAGACAACCAGATTGACACTCTGAGTGGCTTCTCCAGGGAAATGAAATCATTGCAGTACCTCAACCTGAG GAGATCAAAAACGCTGGCCTTCAGACCTGATCGGACTCCCAGGGGGGCCACCACATTCATACCTCCTAGGGCGAGGACAGAGGATGCCTCTTTTTGCCCCAAAGCTGGAAATTCATCACAACCTGAGGCCCAGGATCCGCTCTGTGCGGGTCCTCTGGGCAGTGTGGGGTGCAGAGTGGGGTGCCTAGACCTGAGCGCTGCCTGGAGCCTAGGCCGGGGGCCGCCCTCGGGCAGGTGTGGGTGGGAGCCAAGCCCGCGTGGGCCGCGGGGTGCTGGTAGGAGTGGTTGGAGAGACTTGCGGAGGCGGCTGGGGTGTTCGGATTTCCAATAA
- the LRRC23 gene encoding leucine-rich repeat-containing protein 23 isoform X5 yields MILRKKRTRRRQRRGRTTEKRGKSSLRKDLTDIYLLRSYIHLRYVDVSENHLTDLSPLNYLTHLLWLKADGNRLRSAQLNELPYLQIASFAYNQITDTEGISHPRLETLNLKGNRIHMVTGLDPQKLISLHTVELRGNQLESTVGINLPKLKNLYLAQNLLKKVEGLEDLSNLTTLHLRDNQIDTLSGFSREMKSLQYLNLRGNMVANLGELAKLRDLPKLRALVLLDNPCTEETNYRQEALVQMPYLERLDKEFYEEEERAEADEIRQSLKEDKEKEQEPEPMPDLEPEQSLI; encoded by the exons ATGATTTTGAGAAAGAAGAGGACgagaaggagacagaggaggggGAGGACTACAGAAAAGAGGGGGAAGAGTTCCCTGAGGAA GGACCTGACAGACATCTACTTGCTGCGCTCCTACATCCATCTGCGCTATGTGGATGTTTCTGAGAATCACCTGACAGACCTGTCGCCACTCAACTACCTCACCCACCTGCTCTGGCTCAAGGCTGATGGCAATCGGCTGCGAAGTGCCCAGCTGAATGAACTGCCCTACCTGCAGATTGCTAGTTTTGCTTATAACCAGATTACTGACACTGAAGGCATCTCTCATCCTCGTCTTGAAACCCTGAATCTcaaag GAAACAGAATCCACATGGTGACAGGTCTGGACCCCCAGAAGCTGATCAGCCTGCACACAGTGGAGCTTCGGGGGAATCAGCTGGAAAGCACGGTGGGGATCAATCTTCCTAAGCTGAAGAACCTCTACCTG GCCCAAAACCTGCTGAAGAAGGTGGAAGGCTTGGAGGACCTGAGCAATCTCACCACCTTGCATCTTCGAGACAACCAGATTGACACTCTGAGTGGCTTCTCCAGGGAAATGAAATCATTGCAGTACCTCAACCTGAG GGGCAACATGGTGGCCAACCTGGGGGAGCTGGCCAAGCTTCGAGACCTGCCCAAGCTGCGAGCCTTGGTGCTGCTCGATAACCCATGCACGGAGGAAACCAACTACCGCCAGGAGGCCCTGGTGCAGATGCCATACCTCGAACGCCTGGACAAGGAATTCTATGAGGAGGAGGAACGGGCTGAGGCTGATGAGATTCGACAGAGTCTGAAGGAAGacaaggagaaggagcaggagccTGAGCCCATGCCTGACCTGGAACCGGAACAGTCATTGATCTAG
- the ENO2 gene encoding gamma-enolase translates to MSIEKIWAREILDSRGNPTVEVDLYTAKGLFRAAVPSGASTGIYEALELRDGDKQRYLGKGVLKAVDHINSTIAPALISSGLSVVEQEKLDNLMLELDGTENKSKFGANAILGVSLAVCKAGAAERELPLYRHIAQLAGNSDLILPVPAFNVINGGSHAGNKLAMQEFMILPVGAESFRDAMRLGAEVYHTLKGVIKDKYGKDATNVGDEGGFAPNILENSEALELVKEAIDKAGYTEKIVIGMDVAASEFHRDGKYDLDFKSPADPSRYITGDQLGTLYQDFVRDYPVVSIEDPFDQDDWAAWSKFTANVGIQIVGDDLTVTNPKRIERAVEEKACNCLLLKVNQIGSVTEAIQACKLAQENGWGVMVSHRSGETEDTFIADLVVGLCTGQIKTGAPCRSERLAKYNQLMRIEEELGDEARFAGHNFRNPSVL, encoded by the exons ATGTCCATAGAGAAGATCTGGGCCCGGGAGATCCTGGACTCCCGCGGGAACCCCACAGTGGAGGTGGATCTCTATACTGCCAAAG GTCTTTTCAGGGCTGCAGTGCCCAGTGGAGCCTCTACCGGCATCTATGAGGCCCTGGAGCTGAGAGATGGAGACAAACAGCGTTACTTAGGCAAAG GTGTCCTGAAGGCAGTGGACCACATCAACTCCACCATCGCGCCAGCCCTCATCAGCTCA GGTCTCTCTGTGGTGGAGCAAGAGAAACTGGACAACCTGATGCTGGAGTTGGATGGGACTGAGAACAAAT CCAAGTTTGGGGCCAATGCCATCCTGGGTGTGTCTCTGGCCGTGTGTAAGGCAGGGGCAGCTGAGCGGGAACTGCCCCTGTATCGCCACATTGCTCAGCTGGCCGGGAACTCAGACCTCATCCTGCCTGTGCCG GCCTTCAACGTGATCAATGGTGGCTCTCATGCTGGAAACAAGCTGGCCATGCAGGAGTTCATGATCCTCCCAGTGGGAGCTGAGAGCTTTCGGGATGCCATGCGACTGGGTGCAGAGGTCTACCATACACTCAAGGGAGTCATCAAGGACAAATATGGCAAGGATGCCACTAATGTGGGGGATGAAGGTGGCTTTGCCCCCAATATCCTCGAGAACAGTGAAG CCTTGGAGCTGGTGAAGGAAGCCATCGACAAGGCTGGCTATACGGAAAAGATCGTCATTGGCATGGATGTTGCTGCCTCAGAGTTCCATCGTGATGGCAAATACGACTTGGACTTCAAGTCTCCCGCTGATCCTTCCCGATACATCACTGGGGACCAGCTGGGGACACTCTACCAGGACTTTGTCAGGGACTATCCTG TGGTCTCCATTGAGGACCCATTTGACCAGGACGACTGGGCTGCCTGGTCCAAGTTCACAGCCAATGTAGGGATCCAGATTGTGGGTGATGACCTGACAGTGACCAACCCAAAGCGTATTGAGCGGGCAGTGGAAGAAAAGGCCTGCAACTGTCTACTGCTCAAGGTCAACCAGATCGGCTCGGTCACTGAAGCCATCCAAGC GTGCAAGCTGGCCCAGGAGAATGGCTGGGGGGTCATGGTGAGTCATCGCTCAGGAGAGACGGAGGACACATTCATTGCTGACCTGGTGGTGGGGCTGTGCACAGGCCAG ATCAAGACTGGCGCCCCGTGCCGTTCTGAACGTCTGGCTAAGTACAACCAGCTCATGAG AATTGAGGAAGAGCTGGGGGATGAAGCTCGATTTGCCGGACATAACTTCCGTAATCCCAGTGTGCTGTGA